One genomic segment of Catalinimonas alkaloidigena includes these proteins:
- a CDS encoding cyanophycinase, which produces MMNSGVKGTIIPIGGNEDKGTHEDESNQLSFVQKSILARVIKECNKPQPLIVVITTASSIPLEVGEKYKAAFGQFDLITVHILDIREKAQCENPENLSWIEKADCVMFSGGNQSKITRIIRESPLHHLIMKRYQEEKGFVIAGTSAGAMSMSADMITGGKSTEALFKGAVKTGLGMGYIPNLIIDSHFIQRGRFGRLMEAVARFPHLLGVGLAEDTGLVIKNCNECEVIGSGMVVLVDPTQLTHNHEEILEEGTPMSLSNLIVHVLSVGDHFRLDSRELEILPMNIDARQFLEKPYPIKLRRKLR; this is translated from the coding sequence ATGATGAATTCCGGAGTTAAAGGAACGATTATTCCAATTGGAGGAAATGAAGACAAGGGAACTCACGAGGATGAGTCAAACCAATTGAGTTTTGTACAGAAAAGTATCCTGGCTCGCGTCATTAAGGAGTGTAATAAGCCGCAGCCCCTGATCGTCGTGATTACTACAGCTTCCAGTATTCCGCTGGAGGTGGGAGAGAAATACAAAGCTGCCTTCGGGCAATTTGATCTTATCACAGTACATATTTTGGACATACGCGAAAAGGCGCAATGCGAAAATCCTGAAAATTTATCATGGATAGAGAAAGCAGATTGTGTCATGTTTTCCGGTGGGAACCAATCTAAAATTACCAGAATTATTCGTGAGAGCCCCTTGCATCATCTGATCATGAAGCGCTATCAGGAGGAGAAGGGTTTTGTGATCGCAGGCACCAGTGCTGGCGCTATGTCAATGTCGGCAGACATGATTACCGGGGGCAAATCTACGGAAGCACTCTTTAAGGGAGCGGTTAAAACCGGCCTGGGGATGGGGTATATTCCTAACCTGATTATTGATTCACACTTTATACAGCGAGGGCGTTTTGGACGACTGATGGAAGCGGTAGCCCGTTTTCCGCATTTGCTGGGAGTAGGTTTGGCCGAAGATACCGGCCTGGTCATCAAAAACTGCAACGAATGCGAAGTCATTGGCTCCGGTATGGTGGTATTGGTTGATCCTACCCAACTGACACATAATCATGAAGAAATTCTGGAAGAAGGAACGCCTATGTCACTTTCCAACCTTATTGTACATGTATTGTCGGTGGGTGATCATTTCCGCCTGGATAGCCGTGAACTGGAAATCTTGCCCATGAATATTGATGCCAGGCAGTTCCTGGAGAAGCCATATCCCATTAAGCTTCGTCGTAAATTGCGATAA